The Coccidioides posadasii str. Silveira chromosome 2, complete sequence genomic interval CCATGCTCACTGGGCCTTCGGGCTCCAATGATTTCCTTGATAGCATCGGCAGGGGTTTTCCCACCCCCAATGAGTCCTCTCTCCGCACTGGACTCACCCCCGGTGGTGGAGGCACCATGTTCCCGGCCCCTAGTCCCGGTGGCACGTCCATGCTGCAGCTCCAGAGTGGTGGTGCTACACCTTCGACGCTGGAGTTCCACCGCACCGCCCTCAACGCTGCGAGGAAGAATGGTGCCGGTGCGCCCACTTCAAACCCTCAGGACCCTGAGCTTCTTCAGCAGGCAGCGAATATGGAGATCCCCAAGACTGGCCCACCGATAGATCCGTTCACCCACCCTGACGCCACGGACGCTGCCAATGGTCTCTATATGCTCGCCAAGGGAGGGCAGGCTGACAATGTGCCATATCCTCATCCCGGCTCTCAGCCAGGCTCCGAAGCTCGAGGCGCATACTCCAGAAATAATACGCCCCTCAATGGTGGCATTGGAATTGCACGAAACGGTGATGTCACCGACCCGCAACTCAACGGAGATGCTTCAGACGGAGCAATGGAGCAATCAAAGGCAAATGGCCGTAACAAAGGAAAGAAGCCTGCCGCCAAGGCGTCGACTGCTGCCAACGGACGCCGCAAGGCCGAAGACACGAAGCAAGGACCGAATAAGAAGGCCAAGGGCGCCAACGGAGCCATCGATAAAACTCAGGAGGAAGACGTCAAACCCTCCCAGGGTGAAGGCAGCACTTCCAACCCTAAGAAGATGACAGATGATGAGAAGCGCAAGAATTTCCTAGAGCGTAATCGGTGTGTTTTTACTTTCCATAGTCCTACCCAACCTTACGTATATCCTCTGGCTAGATTCATTTTTAATACTGACAGggtgtttcttttttctgtCTCGCAGAGTTGCCGCGCTAAAATGCCGTCAAAGAAAGAAGCAATGGCTTGCGAATTTGCAAGCAAAAGTTGAAATGTATAGCCAAGAGAACGACACTCTTTCCACAACTGTCACTAGGTTACGCGAAGAGATTGTCACCCTCAAATCCCTGCTCTTGGCTCATAAAGATTGCCCTGTTACACAAGCCCAAGGACTCAATGCCAGTATCATGATGAACGGACTTGCTAATTCTGGAGGATGGGCGTTATAGGTATGGGAGCCTGGGGTTACTTTTCATTTTTGCGGGACCGGTGTCTGGTCTTTACGggcttcttcttttgcaTTTCCTCCTTCACCTTTGATGGTTgtgtctcttttttttttttttttttatcgcGGTAGTTACTGGGGTTATGTGAAAAATTGTTATGACGcgttttctcttttttctcttttttttttctcccctttttcctttctacTTTATTGGGGAGGGCTCTCTGCTGGATAACGGGACTTTGCttgcctttttcttttctttttcctttttgtgAAAATATTATTTATTCCTTAAAATTCTCAGTGATTGCTATGCGATAGCATTCACTTCTTCCTGTATTATTGATTGTATGTACTTGGGATCTAAAATAATCCAATAATTTTGATTTTGTTTCAATATTCTCCTCCTGGAAATGAATCTGAGTGGgctgagagagagagggagacccaaaaaaaaaaaagtgaagCCCTTTGAATTTTGAATATATGTAGACATGATAGCTTCTTTTATACACACACAAAGAGTAATAACTTCGCAGgacaaaaagaaaggagaacTCCCCGACACCTTGCTCTTCCAACAGTGCAAAGCAGtacaaaaaaagagaaaatatatatatagaaaacaaaaaacacAAAAGGACTTCCCATATCCATTTCCCATGGTATCTATTAGATGTTTTTATGCTTCCCTCctgccaaaaaaaaaaaatcagagaaaaaaaaaaaagaaaaggaaaaaaaggagtCCCCCTTTTTAAAGCAATCAGGAAAAAtgaagaacaaaaaaaaaaaggaaaaaggaaaaaggaaaaagggaacATAGATTACACCGAATACACCAAGTCCTCACCCGGTGCCCGGCCCGGTTCCAACTCACCCGCCACCACAGCATCCCAATCGATCGGCTCCCACGGCTCATTCATATACAAGCTCCCCTCCAGATCGTCCGGCAGATTCACCCACTCCGGCAGCGCCCAGCTATCGTCCATGTCCATCACCATATCAAGATCCTCGTCCTTGGAGACATCGCTGTCCTGGGGGGTCTGCGTGACGGCGCTGGCGTCCGTGGACTGCGGGGTGTCCTTCGAGCGCATGGCGGTGAACGCATCGGAGAGGAGCAGTTCGTCGACGCGGTCCCAGCCGACGTCGAAGAAGGATTGCTCCGCCAGCTCGCCGAAGGTGGAGCGGATGGCCTCGAGGGACGTGGGGGAATCCTCCCAGGGGTCCTTGGCGGCGGGCGGAGAGAGCCCTGTCTCTGCGGTGTTGCCGGGAGGTTTCTTGGCGTCTTTGCTGGGGACGCGTTTAAGTTCTGCTGAGGTTGCCTGGTGCTCCTTTGCACTGCTCATCTGGGATGGTTTGCGTTGTAGGGATGAAGGGGAGATTGATTTGGCGCCAGCGAGGCTGGAGGTTTGAGCCATAGGTTGCGAGGACGAAGGGGTGATGCTCATGCCCGGCTTTGAGGGTTGTTGTGCCTTGCCCCCTAGAGTTGCAGAGTCCCTAGGTCTTTGCTCGTTTGCATCCAACGGCTTCTCATCGGCTTTATCGAGACCGAGACCCTTCCTGTAACTCTCGATCGCGAAATCAAGAGCATTAGTAATTGGCTCCTCTGGCTTGTGCTCCTCGTTGACATGATTGTCCAGCGCAGCCTGAGACGGGAATCCCTTGATATGGTATTTGCATTCCACGATCGAACATTTGAACGTGTCCTTGGGAACTGACACTGGTCTCTTCGCCTCTGGAGCAGCCGGTGTCTCTGCCTTCACAGCCGGCGATCGTTGTTCGGCAGATTTTGCCGGCGCCTTTGCCGCAGCCTGGTTTGGTTTCCGTCTCTTGGGTGGAGGAAGGGTAAGGCTTTCCTGAGTGACACTTGTCGGCCCGTAGACACGCGGGACACCCTGGGGAGATGTCGCTCCGAGAGGAAACGGTGGCTGCACCGTGGTTGGGGCAGGGGGAATCGTTTGGGCAGCTTTCCTGGCACGTTGAAGCGCAGCTTCTTGCTGCTCCAGCTGCTGCAGGTTGCTCGCATTAAGAGGTGTGGGTCCCTTTGGAGAAGCCTGTTGTGTAATCCCAGGCTGTACAGCAGCGGTCCTTGAAGATGTCTGGCTTAGTCGGGAACTCTGAACACGACTAATCATCTCAGCGAACCATTTCTTAATATGAGCGATGGCGTTGGCCAGATAATCCGACGCGATCGTAAAATGATCGGCCAGAGTCCAATCGGGGCCCTTGAATTGCTTCATGAGCAACATCCTCTGCGTTTCGAGTTAGTATCACCGGGCGAGACAGGTACTACGGGGAGTGGAGTGGTGGGGTTTTCGACCTACCATTTGCAGCAATGTCCGAACGTTTTTCTCTTGGCCTGGGAATTTCGATATCCACTGAACCAAAGTGTCCATACGGCTGAGCATGTACGTGTTTTCTCGGAGCTGCTGTGTAACTGCAGCTTTTTGGGCAGACGTCATCGCAACCGGCACGACAGCGTTATCATTTCGGACGAGTTCTGCATACATCTGCTTTAGCGGCTCGGGAAGGCGGGCCCATGCTTCATCCGCTGCATCTTTAGAAATACGAGGTTGGGCTTGCTGCCGTCGGAGGTGCGCTTCCCACTGCGGTCGCTGCTGTTGGCTCATAGCGGCCATCGACTCACGTGTAGACTGGGCCGGGCTGGCCTGTGGTGGCtggccaccaccaccaccaccaccaccacccagCGGGACCGTAGGAACCTGAGGCTGATGTGGAACGGGTGCCTTATTTTCTGTGTCAGGAACACTCGGCCTTTTCAGGGATTTGGGAGATGGTTTCACAGCAGCTGCACGCGCCGTGTTGGCTACATTTTGAGGTCCTGATTTACTGTCCATCGAGGGCATCCCGGGTGCCGAAGTCGGCTGTGACACCTGCGGCTGGGCTTGAGTTGTTGGAATATGCTGTGGAGGCTGAGTCGGAACTGGAATCTGCCCAGGAG includes:
- a CDS encoding uncharacterized protein (EggNog:ENOG410PIV6~COG:K~BUSCO:7508at33183), whose protein sequence is MSAALAKRGSPRIGRPASRPDSSLDANNPLLKNSNVQDVDRKDPKPAADAAESQQPMPGPRRPGQSESETDYFSTLHNTSHFSLEPNPFDQSFGNTSAETPGKSLLPPVAALTSPSLPGTTTAGGFGWANSLRAGPLSPAMLTGPSGSNDFLDSIGRGFPTPNESSLRTGLTPGGGGTMFPAPSPGGTSMLQLQSGGATPSTLEFHRTALNAARKNGAGAPTSNPQDPELLQQAANMEIPKTGPPIDPFTHPDATDAANGLYMLAKGGQADNVPYPHPGSQPGSEARGAYSRNNTPLNGGIGIARNGDVTDPQLNGDASDGAMEQSKANGRNKGKKPAAKASTAANGRRKAEDTKQGPNKKAKGANGAIDKTQEEDVKPSQGEGSTSNPKKMTDDEKRKNFLERNRVAALKCRQRKKQWLANLQAKVEMYSQENDTLSTTVTRLREEIVTLKSLLLAHKDCPVTQAQGLNASIMMNGLANSGGWAL